From a region of the Posidoniimonas corsicana genome:
- a CDS encoding DUF1559 domain-containing protein — translation MQLSNAKRGATHRERAAFTLVELLVVIAIIGVLIALLLPAVQAAREAARRSQCSNNLKQIGLACLNYESSRGVLPPGTYLGEGSAWSAFILPYLEEGSMFSYLQIGEDDNGNFQWAHPGAYEDVASLGEKYQNMVLCETVIPVYRCPSMGLPEHLYDLSAVSWVVNNRVPGSYIGVASGLIQSQYPTYWIRGKRSPDAPPLYEGADGVLVGVHHQEDRKGGSIALRKVIDGTSKTALAGEAVSDFTTVEQLGQAKEAREGDRKDHWYGGSDDIDTTISGSANDFSDPSEFLGSTGVGMNLQSSSADNQRICRTAASTECQSLQLSFGSEHSGVVQMVFVDGHVQAVVESTDPQVWSDMGSRAGQVITTGGADRR, via the coding sequence ATGCAGCTGTCAAACGCCAAGCGGGGAGCGACGCACAGAGAACGGGCCGCGTTCACGCTGGTCGAGTTGTTGGTGGTAATCGCGATTATTGGAGTGCTGATCGCGCTGCTGCTCCCGGCGGTGCAGGCCGCGCGGGAGGCCGCTCGCCGGTCGCAGTGCAGCAACAACCTGAAGCAGATCGGCCTCGCCTGCCTGAACTATGAGTCCAGCCGTGGCGTTCTTCCGCCCGGCACCTACCTGGGCGAGGGGAGCGCGTGGAGCGCGTTCATCCTGCCGTACCTCGAGGAGGGGTCGATGTTCAGCTACCTCCAGATCGGCGAGGACGACAACGGCAACTTCCAGTGGGCCCACCCCGGCGCCTACGAAGATGTCGCGTCGCTCGGTGAGAAGTACCAGAACATGGTTCTTTGCGAGACCGTCATCCCGGTCTACCGCTGTCCATCGATGGGTCTTCCCGAGCACCTGTACGACCTCTCGGCGGTTAGCTGGGTTGTCAACAACCGCGTGCCGGGTTCGTACATCGGCGTCGCGTCTGGCCTGATCCAGTCGCAGTACCCGACCTACTGGATCCGCGGCAAACGCTCTCCCGATGCGCCGCCGCTCTACGAAGGGGCCGATGGCGTGCTGGTCGGCGTGCACCACCAGGAGGACCGCAAGGGCGGCTCGATCGCGCTACGGAAGGTCATCGACGGCACCTCCAAGACGGCGCTGGCCGGCGAGGCGGTGTCCGACTTCACCACCGTTGAGCAGTTGGGGCAGGCGAAGGAAGCCCGCGAGGGCGACCGGAAAGATCACTGGTACGGCGGCAGCGACGACATCGACACCACGATCAGCGGCAGTGCAAACGACTTTAGCGACCCCTCTGAGTTCCTCGGCTCCACTGGGGTTGGCATGAACCTGCAGTCAAGTTCGGCGGACAACCAACGCATCTGCCGCACAGCCGCCTCGACCGAGTGCCAGTCTCTGCAGCTGAGCTTCGGGAGCGAACACAGCGGCGTTGTGCAGATGGTGTTTGTGGACGGTCACGTCCAGGCCGTTGTCGAGAGCACCGACCCGCAGGTGTGGAGCGACATGGGGAGCCGGGCCGGCCAGGTCATCACCACGGGCGGCGCCGATCGCCGTTAG
- a CDS encoding phosphonate degradation HD-domain oxygenase has product MNDCATADQVRRLFTKRGDSQYGGEAVSQLEHGLQAAAMAEQEQASAQLIAAALLHDVGHLLHVLPDDAPDRGVDDMHEELGADWLASRFPPAVLEPVRMHVAAKRYLCAAEPAYRQSLSPPSELSLQLQGGPMSDKECDSFRASPFFDDAIRLRRWDDLAKDPEMQTPPLEHFLEYVRDAMAPSPSTTTL; this is encoded by the coding sequence GTGAACGACTGCGCGACCGCCGACCAGGTGCGGCGACTATTCACCAAACGGGGCGACTCGCAGTACGGCGGCGAGGCGGTGTCGCAGCTCGAGCACGGACTGCAGGCCGCGGCCATGGCCGAGCAAGAGCAGGCATCGGCCCAGCTGATCGCCGCGGCCCTGCTGCACGACGTCGGCCACCTGCTCCACGTGCTGCCGGACGACGCGCCGGACCGTGGCGTCGACGACATGCACGAAGAACTTGGCGCCGACTGGCTGGCGTCGCGGTTTCCACCAGCGGTGCTCGAGCCGGTGCGGATGCACGTGGCCGCCAAGCGTTACCTGTGCGCCGCCGAACCGGCCTACCGCCAGTCCCTCAGCCCGCCGTCGGAGCTAAGCCTGCAGTTGCAGGGCGGCCCGATGAGCGACAAAGAGTGCGACTCCTTCCGGGCGAGCCCCTTCTTCGACGACGCGATCCGCCTGCGGCGGTGGGACGACCTCGCTAAGGACCCCGAGATGCAGACGCCGCCCCTCGAGCACTTCCTCGAGTACGTCCGCGACGCGATGGCGCCCTCCCCCAGCACGACCACCCTGTGA
- a CDS encoding TIGR03364 family FAD-dependent oxidoreductase — MTDRVAVIGGGIVGVAHAWQQAKRGANVTLFERGRLAAGASVRNFGMVWPVGQPNGPLHATALRSRQLWTEFLSDAKLWCDPCGSLHVATRQDELDVLGEFAHNSRELGYECQLISGEQAAEKSPALRADELKGALWSPTEMTVDPRQVIQRAPLWLHEKYGVDLQYGVRVREVSPTRLVDAHDRAWSFDRIIVASGVEIAELFPEVHREAGLGACKLQMMRTIPQPNGWRLGALIASGLTLRHYATFRVCRTLDALKKRVARETPELDEYGVHVMASQNGDGNVVLGDSHEYGDAITPFDKERIDELMLRELRRFLHLPEWTIAQRWHGVYATLPSEVQFVHQPMPGVTIVIATGGAGMTMSFGLAEKLAAAGEAPVDARRLAV; from the coding sequence ATGACCGACCGCGTAGCGGTAATAGGAGGCGGCATCGTTGGAGTCGCACACGCCTGGCAGCAGGCTAAGCGCGGCGCCAACGTAACGCTTTTTGAACGCGGCCGCCTGGCCGCGGGGGCGTCCGTGCGAAACTTCGGCATGGTGTGGCCTGTCGGCCAACCCAATGGGCCCCTCCACGCAACCGCCCTACGCAGCCGCCAGCTGTGGACCGAGTTCCTCTCGGACGCCAAGCTGTGGTGCGACCCCTGCGGGTCGCTCCACGTCGCCACGCGTCAGGATGAGCTCGACGTGCTCGGCGAGTTCGCCCACAACAGCCGGGAGCTCGGCTACGAGTGCCAACTGATCAGCGGCGAGCAGGCCGCCGAGAAGAGCCCGGCCTTGCGGGCCGACGAGCTTAAGGGCGCGCTCTGGAGCCCGACCGAGATGACCGTCGACCCCCGCCAGGTGATCCAGCGGGCGCCGCTCTGGCTGCACGAGAAGTACGGAGTCGACCTGCAGTACGGCGTCCGCGTTCGTGAGGTGAGCCCCACACGGCTGGTTGACGCACACGACCGGGCGTGGTCGTTCGACCGGATTATCGTCGCCAGCGGCGTGGAGATCGCCGAGCTGTTTCCCGAGGTGCATCGCGAAGCGGGTCTTGGCGCGTGCAAGCTGCAGATGATGCGGACGATCCCTCAGCCCAATGGCTGGCGCCTGGGCGCGCTGATCGCCAGCGGGCTCACGCTGCGGCACTACGCCACGTTCCGGGTCTGCCGCACCCTGGACGCGTTGAAGAAGCGCGTCGCTCGCGAGACCCCCGAGCTGGACGAGTACGGCGTGCACGTTATGGCCTCGCAGAACGGCGACGGAAACGTGGTGCTGGGCGACTCGCACGAGTACGGCGACGCCATCACGCCGTTCGACAAGGAGCGGATCGACGAGCTCATGCTGCGCGAGCTGCGCCGGTTCCTGCACCTGCCCGAGTGGACCATCGCCCAGCGCTGGCACGGCGTGTACGCTACACTGCCGTCCGAGGTGCAGTTTGTCCACCAGCCAATGCCGGGCGTCACGATCGTGATCGCCACCGGCGGCGCCGGCATGACGATGTCCTTCGGCCTGGCCGAGAAGCTTGCCGCCGCGGGCGAGGCGCCCGTCGACGCCCGCCGCTTGGCCGTTTAG
- the phnX gene encoding phosphonoacetaldehyde hydrolase — protein MPFRPPNQLSAVIFDWAGVTVDFGSRAPVLAMLAAFEGQGVAVSEQEVRAHMGKAKREHLNAVLAMPRVKQAWTDKHGAESTDADLDRIYESFLGLQEECITSHSDLIEGCVDSVEHCRSLGMRIGSSTGYTQQLLKPVAAKAAELGYRPDAIVCAGDVSPGRPEPWLCFENARQLGVFPMSGVLKVDDTPAGVTAGRNAGAWAVGVVTSGNEVGLGRNQWDALSPDEQRQRHGAASQRLLDAGAHLLIDSIAELPRVVQELNQRLASGQTPG, from the coding sequence ATGCCGTTCCGCCCCCCCAACCAACTCTCCGCCGTCATCTTCGACTGGGCCGGCGTCACCGTCGACTTCGGCAGCCGCGCGCCGGTGCTCGCCATGCTGGCCGCGTTCGAGGGCCAGGGCGTCGCGGTGAGCGAGCAAGAGGTCCGCGCCCACATGGGCAAGGCGAAACGCGAACACCTGAACGCGGTGCTGGCCATGCCACGGGTGAAGCAGGCCTGGACAGACAAGCATGGCGCCGAGTCAACCGATGCCGACCTCGACCGGATCTACGAGTCCTTCCTCGGGCTCCAGGAGGAGTGCATCACGTCGCACTCCGACCTGATTGAGGGCTGCGTCGACTCGGTAGAACACTGCCGCTCGCTCGGCATGCGGATCGGCTCGAGCACCGGCTACACCCAGCAGCTCCTCAAGCCGGTCGCCGCCAAAGCAGCCGAGCTCGGCTACCGGCCCGACGCCATCGTGTGCGCCGGGGATGTATCTCCCGGGCGGCCCGAACCATGGCTATGCTTCGAGAACGCCCGCCAGCTGGGCGTATTCCCAATGTCCGGGGTGCTGAAGGTAGACGACACGCCGGCCGGAGTGACCGCCGGCCGGAACGCCGGCGCGTGGGCGGTTGGCGTGGTGACCAGCGGCAACGAGGTTGGTCTGGGCCGCAATCAATGGGACGCGCTCAGCCCTGACGAGCAGCGTCAACGGCACGGCGCCGCGTCGCAACGCCTGCTCGACGCCGGCGCTCACCTGCTGATCGACTCGATCGCGGAACTGCCGCGCGTCGTGCAAGAGCTCAACCAGCGTCTGGCGAGCGGCCAAACGCCGGGCTAG
- a CDS encoding aspartate aminotransferase family protein, with protein sequence MNHPSSSRARAAFPAGSNGEFNLPAELTTVVARGEGCRLWTAAGDEMLDFSMGWGSVLVGHSDPRVCGPVARRLTQGTNFASITDASLELAERLIALSPAADQVRFCASGTEATMYCLRLARAATGRPAVVRFEGAYHGAHDVGVTSLFPDADREFPAADPSCDGLPAGIEHDVLVAPFNDLATTSRIIRENASRLAGVIIEPLQRCLAPEEGFLAGLREVTRECGVLLIFDEVVTGFRLAYGGAQEYYGVTPDLVAYGKALGGGFPIGVFGGTAEVMELAAEDRLGVDSYVWTASTLGGNPISSTAALATLDTLAEDGVYERLHGLGRYLRDGMQQALRDVGVKAQVVGDGPLAQFAFTTARPRDYRSCRHQDKPLARRFMLALFKRGVFLNPMGTKLYLSLAHDEAVCDQMLERLTDALAEAAGRDAVTAG encoded by the coding sequence GTGAATCACCCGAGCAGCTCACGCGCCCGCGCGGCCTTCCCGGCCGGCAGCAACGGCGAGTTTAACCTTCCCGCAGAGTTGACCACCGTTGTCGCGCGGGGCGAGGGGTGCCGGCTGTGGACTGCCGCAGGCGACGAGATGCTCGACTTCTCGATGGGCTGGGGGTCGGTCCTGGTCGGGCACTCCGACCCCCGGGTCTGCGGGCCGGTTGCGCGGCGGCTCACTCAGGGGACCAACTTTGCGAGCATCACGGACGCGTCGCTCGAACTGGCCGAGCGGCTGATCGCGCTCTCCCCGGCGGCGGACCAGGTCCGCTTCTGCGCCTCGGGCACCGAGGCGACCATGTACTGCCTGCGGCTGGCCCGGGCCGCTACGGGGCGGCCGGCGGTGGTGCGGTTCGAGGGCGCCTATCATGGCGCTCACGATGTCGGTGTCACCAGCCTGTTCCCGGACGCCGACCGCGAGTTCCCCGCGGCCGACCCCTCGTGCGACGGGCTGCCCGCTGGTATCGAACACGACGTGCTGGTCGCCCCGTTCAACGACCTCGCGACCACCAGCCGGATCATCCGGGAGAACGCCAGCCGGTTGGCGGGTGTGATCATCGAGCCGCTGCAGCGGTGCCTGGCCCCCGAGGAGGGCTTCCTGGCCGGGCTCCGCGAGGTGACGCGCGAGTGCGGTGTGCTGCTGATCTTCGATGAGGTCGTGACCGGATTCCGGCTGGCCTACGGTGGCGCCCAGGAGTACTACGGCGTCACCCCGGACCTGGTCGCCTACGGCAAAGCGCTTGGCGGGGGCTTCCCCATCGGCGTGTTCGGCGGGACGGCCGAGGTGATGGAGCTCGCGGCCGAGGACCGCCTGGGCGTCGATTCGTACGTCTGGACCGCGTCGACGCTGGGGGGCAATCCGATCTCCTCCACCGCCGCGTTAGCCACGCTGGACACACTCGCCGAGGACGGCGTCTACGAGCGCCTGCACGGGCTGGGGCGCTACCTTCGCGACGGGATGCAGCAGGCGCTGCGTGACGTCGGCGTCAAAGCCCAGGTCGTCGGAGATGGGCCGCTGGCGCAGTTCGCGTTCACCACCGCCCGGCCGAGGGACTACCGATCGTGCCGGCACCAAGACAAGCCGCTGGCCCGACGCTTCATGCTCGCGCTGTTCAAACGCGGCGTGTTCCTCAATCCGATGGGCACCAAGCTGTACCTATCTTTGGCGCACGACGAGGCGGTCTGCGACCAGATGCTGGAACGGCTGACCGACGCGCTCGCGGAGGCGGCAGGCAGAGATGCAGTGACGGCTGGCTAG